The following proteins are encoded in a genomic region of Salvia splendens isolate huo1 unplaced genomic scaffold, SspV2 ctg73, whole genome shotgun sequence:
- the LOC121791127 gene encoding stromal cell-derived factor 2-like protein, which translates to MAVSFFGLAIFLLLTLDSDYGSTPVSAASEGVQISYGSVIKLMHEKTKFRLHSHDVPYGSGSGQQSVTGFPNVDDANSYWIVRPVQDSSSKQGDSIKTGSLIRLQHMKTRKWLHSHLHASPISGNMEVSVHEFA; encoded by the exons ATGGCCGTCTCCTTTTTCGGTCTCGCGATATTCCTGCTTCTGACGCTCGACTCCGATTATGGTTCAACACCGGTTTCCGCCGCCTCCGAGGGCGTTCAG ATATCATATGGTTCAGTCATCAAGCTGATGCATGAGAAGACAAAATTCAGACTGCACTCTCATGATGTTCCTTACGGCTCAGGCAGTGGGCAGCAGTCTGTTACTGGTTTTCCTAATGTTGATGATGCCAATAGCTACTGG ATTGTCAGGCCAGTACAAGATTCATCTTCAAAGCAAGGAGACTCAATCAAAACTGGAAGTCTTATTAGGTTGCAACATATGAAAACTAGGAAGTGGCTGCACAGCCACTTGCATGCCTCACCAATATCAGGGAATATGGAGGTTAGTGTTCATGAGTTTGCTTAG
- the LOC121791129 gene encoding zinc finger MYM-type protein 1-like, whose translation MSYPPNSIEDIRRAYLLRGPCQPRKHNFLSTSNGNRKRKFVSLWFDEFKSWLEYSVTKEAAYCLYCYLFSRIHGNGQDAFVSKGFTAWGKKDRLRDHVGNHTSEHNRCRLACQDLMNQPQHIEVSLLKQSTQSKLNYRCRLNATIVSLRYLIMQGMPSRGHDESEESLNQGNFLELLKVIASCSDEISSVVLKNAPDNLKLTSPRIQKDIINAFAVETTKLIVQDMGNDFFSILIDECRDISVKEQMGVVVRYVDKNGCVMERFLGVVHVRDTVATSLEKALDSLLSMYDLSVSSLRGQGYDGASNMRGEFNGLKSLILRRNPSAYYVHCFAHQLQLTIVVVAKKHTSIGSFYNVINRLCNVVGGSCKRRDILREKQRENILEKIASD comes from the coding sequence ATGAGTTATCCACCAAACTCAATAGAAGACATTCGTAGAGCTTATTTACTAAGAGGTCCATGTCAACCACGCAAGCATAATTTCCTTTCTACAAGCAAtggaaatcgaaaacgtaaattTGTCTCACTTTGGTTTGATGAATTTAAGAGCTGGCTGGAGTATAGTGTTACCAAGGAAGCTGCTTATTGCTTATATTGCTATCTTTTCTCAAGAATCCATGGAAATGGACAAGATGCCTTTGTATCTAAGGGATTTACTGCTTGGGGCAAGAAAGACAGATTAAGAGATCATGTTGGAAATCATACAAGTGAGCATAATAGGTGTAGATTAGCATGTCAGGATTTGATGAACCAACCCCAGCACATTGAAGTCTCTCTACTAAAGCAGTCAACACAATCGAAGCTTAATTATCGTTGCAGATTGAATGCAACTATTGTTTCACTTCGTTATCTTATCATGCAAGGAATGCCTTCTCGCGGACATGATGAGTCCGAAGAATCCTTAAATCAAGGTAATTTTCTTGAGCTTTTGAAAGTTATTGCCTCTTGCAGCGATGAGATATCTAGTGTTGTACTAAAAAATGCTCCTGACAATCTCAAACTAACATCACCGAGAATTCAGAAGGACATCATAAATGCATTTGCTGTTGAGACAACAAAACTTATTGTACAGGatatgggaaatgattttttcTCCATATTAATCGATGAGTGTCGAGATATATCAGTCAAAGAGCAAATGGGTGTTGTGGTGCGATATGTGGACAAGAATGGATGTGTTATGGAACGCTTTCTCGGTGTAGTGCATGTCAGAGACACGGTTGCAACCTCACTTGAGAAAGCACTTGATTCTTTGTTATCTATGTATGATTTAAGTGTATCTAGTTTGAGAGGACAAGGATATGATGGTGCAAGCAACATGAGAGGTGAATTCAATGGATTGAAAAGTTTGATACTCAGGAGAAATCCCAGTGCCTATTATGTACATTGTTTTGCTCACCAGCTTCAACTCACAATTGTCGTTGTTGCCAAAAAGCATACAAGTATCGGATCTTTTTATAATGTTATCAACCGTTTGTGTAATGTTGTTGGAGGTTCTTGTAAGCGCAGAGATATACTTAGAGAAAAACAGAGAGAGAATATTCTAGAAAAGATTGCAAGTGATTAA